TCAGCAATGACTTTGTTTAAATCTTTGAGTAGGTCATCTACATTAATATTATGGGCTGCGGCCCCTTCGGCTAGGGATTCATAACGGGCAATTGCACAACCGAAACAGCCCATGCCGTGTTTCATAAATATTTCCGCAGTTTGTGGATGTTCTTGGACAATTTTGCTAATGGGCATTTCCCTGGTAATTTTCA
The Clostridia bacterium genome window above contains:
- a CDS encoding DUF1858 domain-containing protein; translation: MKITREMPISKIVQEHPQTAEIFMKHGMGCFGCAIARYESLAEGAAAHNINVDDLLKDLNKVIAE